In Hevea brasiliensis isolate MT/VB/25A 57/8 chromosome 13, ASM3005281v1, whole genome shotgun sequence, a single genomic region encodes these proteins:
- the LOC131171887 gene encoding autophagy-related protein 11-like, with translation MSSSVTEGSVHEGKLLVHIAENGHSFELDCDEATPVEAVMRYIESVAGINFNEQLVLCLDMKLESQRPLSAYKLPSSDGDVFIFNKARLQNSSPPPLPEQFDILEVADPPPPACPHDPHPLDDALDPALKALPSYERQFRYHYHRGHAIYSRTHVKYEHCERLLREQKVQERAVEVARGNLDQYYRMISQNYSEFMKRYTQQHRMHSELLMNYRRDLEKLRSIKLHPALQNTTRKSLVDFVKEENLRKAVENCSNSHRQFEKKVSEFKQTFSDVKRKVGELFACRTPFPLRNLELAIKERQRFINEQKSIMQSLSKDVNTVKKLVDDCLSCQLSSSLRPHDAVSALGPMYDVHDKNHLPKMEACGCSITKLLEFCKDKKNEMNIFVHNYMQKIAYISYKIKDAKFQFPVFREAMVRQDDLFTELKLVRGIGPAYRACLAEVVRRKASMKLYMGMAGQLAERLATKRETEVRRREEFRKAHSSYIPRDILDSMGLDDIPSQCDVNIAPFDTNLLNIDISDLDHYAPEYLVGLPLKSEKHASLKGSFSMSNDSSHSAEGAEMVADTLDKDYSEELLEGSELVEIAGTSKLEVENAKLKAELASAKALICTLSLEYESVDDEKVDSLLKNAAEKTAEALQLKDEHGKHLQSMLKAKQLQCLSYEKRIQELEQRLSDQFLQEQKLSSSNVASDFDLPAAKADDSKPQIHGDMQAHVPYISTSEPMDEVSCISSSLDAKLGLFTRQPSKVRDGGDENMMDTSGMLNTQLDSLMMEPHREELQVADKDGKDKMVGQMGMSLASSSTAESMPEAVNVLPTDAAVEPKITCDIVLELQSALVEKSNQLSETESKLKAAMEDVAVLTRELEMSRKLLDESQMNCAHLENCLHEAREEAQTHLCAADRRASEYSALRASAVKMRGLFERLRNCIYGPSGVAGFADSLRALAQSLGNSINDNEDDGTAEFRKCIRVLADRVGFLSRHREELLDKYPKLEAANEQLKKELEEKKELVATLYKKHQLEKQANKERISFGRLEGHEIAAFVLNSAGHYEAINRNGSNYYLSSESVALFTDHLPRRPSYIVGQIVHIERQIAKPLPPSAARPEHGRADQVDHLTCDTGTDQLTLNLGSTSNPFSLPIGCEYFVVTVAMLPDTTIRSLPPS, from the exons ATGAGTTCAAGCGTTACTGAAGGTTCGGTTCATGAGGGTAAGCTTCTAGTCCACATAGCAGAAAATGGCCACTCCTTTGAGCTTGATTGTGATGAAGCAACCCCTGTGGAGGCAGTTATGCGGTATATTGAATCAGTCGCAGGGATTAATTTCAATGAACAgcttgttttgtgtttggatatgaAACTCGAATCCCAGCGGCCTCTTTCTGCTTATAAGCTTCCATCCAGTGATGGAGATGTGTTTATATTCAATAAAGCTAGGCTCCAAAATAGTTCCCCTCCCCCTCTACCTGAGCAATTTGATATTCTTGAAGTTGCAGATCCTCCACCACCAGCATGTCCACATGATCCCCACCCCTTAGACGACGCATTGGACCCCGCTTTGAAGGCTTTGCCTTCTTATGAGAGACAATTTAGGTACCATTACCATAGGGGTCATGCGATATACAGTAGAACTCATGTGAAGTATGAGCATTGTGAGAGGTTATTGAGGGAGCAGAAGGTGCAGGAGAGAGCAGTTGAGGTTGCTAGGGGTAATTTGGATCAATATTATAGGATGATTAGTCAGAATTACTCAGAATTCATGAAGCGCTACACACAGCAGCACAGGATGCATTCTGAACTCTTAATGAATTACAGAAGGGATTTAGAAAAACTGAGGTCTATCAAACTTCATCCAGCTTTGCAGAATACTACACGTAAGAGTTTAGTGGATTTTGTGAAGGAAGAAAACCTGAGGAAAGCTGTCGAGAACTGTAGCAACTCCCATAGACAGTTTGAGAAGAAGGTTTCGGAGTTTAAGCAGACGTTTAGTGACGTAAAGCGCAAGGTGGGGGAGTTATTTGCTTGCAGGACTCCCTTTCCTCTTAGGAATTTAGAGCTAGCCATCAAGGAGCGTCAGCGATTCATCAATGAACAGAAGAGTATAATGCAATCTTTAAG CAAAGATGTAAATACGGTAAAGAAACTTGTGGATGATTGTCTGTCCTGCCAATTGTCCTCCTCACTGCGCCCTCACGATGCAGTTTCAGCCCTGGGTCCCATGTATGATGTACATGACAAGAATCATTTGCCTAAGATGGAGGCTTGTGGTTGTTCAATTACCAAACTTCTTGAGTTCTGCAAGGATAAGAAGAATGAGATGAACATCTTTGTGCACAAttacatgcaaaaaatagcatataTTTCTTATAAAATTAAAGATGCTAAGTTCCAGTTTCCAGTTTTTAGAGAAGCAATGGTGCGCCAGGATGATCTGTTTACTGAACTGAAGCTGGTTCGAGGGATTGGTCCTGCATATAGAGCTTGCCTTGCAGAAGTGGTAAGAAGAAAGGCCTCCATGAAACTTTACATGGGCATGGCTGGACAGTTGGCTGAAAGGCTTGCTACCAAGAGGGAGACTGAGGTTAGGAGACGGGAAGAGTTTCGAAAAGCACATAGTTCATATATACCAAGGGATATATTAGATTCAATGGGCTTGGATGATATTCCAAGCCAGTGTGACGTCAATATTGCTCCTTTTGACACAAATTTGCTTAATATTGATATCTCAGACCTGGACCATTATGCGCCTGAGTATTTAGTGGGACTACCTTTAAAGAGTGAGAAGCATGCAAGCTTGAAAGGCTCATTTTCCATGTCTAATGACAGTTCTCATTCTGCTGAGGGGGCAGAGATGGTTGCAGACACTCTTGACAAAGACTATTCTGAGGAGCTTCTTGAAGGCAGTGAGTTGGTAGAGATTGCTGGAACTAGCAAGCTGGAAGTTGAGAATGCAAAACTGAAAGCTGAACTTGCTTCTGCAAAAGCGCTTATATGTACCCTCAGCCTTGAATATGAGTCAGTGGATGATGAAAAAGTGGATAGTTTGTTGAAGAATGCTGCAGAGAAGACAGCTGAAGCCTTGCAGCTGAAAGATGAGCATGGGAAGCATCTCCAATCTATGCTTAAGGCAAAGCAACTGCAATGTCTGTCATATGAGAAGCGTATCCAAGAATTAGAGCAGAGATTGTCTGATCAGTTTCTGCAGGAGCAAAAACTTTCAAGCAGCAATGTTGCATCTGATTTTGACCTTCCAGCTGCAAAGGCTGATGACAGCAAACCGCAAATCCATGGTGATATGCAAGCCCATGTGCCTTATATATCAACTTCAGAGCCCATGGATGAAGTTTCTTGTATTTCTAGTTCTTTGGATGCAAAACTAGGACTTTTCACAAGGCAACCAAGTAAAGTTCGAGATGGGGGTGACGAAAATATGATGGATACCTCTGGAATGCTAAATACTCAGTTGGATTCTCTAATGATGGAGCCACATCGTGAAGAACTGCAAGTTGCTGATAAAGATGGGAAAGATAAAATGGTGGGACAAATGGGCATGTCATTGGCAAGCAGTTCCACAGCTGAGAGTATGCCTGAAGCTGTAAATGTGTTACCTACTGATGCTGCAGTTGAGCCTAAGATCACTTGTGATATTGTGTTGGAATTGCAAAGTGCACTTGtagaaaaatcaaatcaattgagTGAAACTGAATCCAAGCTCAAAGCTGCTATGGAGGATGTTGCAGTACTTACTAGGGAATTGGAAATGAGTCGGAAGCTTCTTGATGAATCTCAG ATGAATTGTGCTCACTTGGAGAATTGTTTGCATGAAGCAAGAGAGGAAGCCCAAACCCATCTTTGCGCAGCTGATCGAAGGGCCTCAGAGTATAGTGCCCTGCGTGCATCTGCTGTGAAAATGCGTGGCCTTTTTGAAAGACTTAGGAACTGTATATATGGCCCGAGTGGAGTTGCTGGTTTTGCTGATTCCTTGCGTGCGTTAGCTCAATCTTTGGGCAA TTCCATTAATGACAATGAAGATGATGGTACTGCTGAGTTTCGAAAATGCATCCGGGTTCTTGCAGATAGAGTTGGTTTCTTGTCTAGGCATCGCGAGGAGCTGCTTGACAAGTACCCAAAACTGGAAGCTGCAAATGAACAGCTTAAAAAGGAGTTGGAAGAAAAGAAGGAGCTGGTTGCCACTTTATATAAAAAGCATCAACTTGAGAAGCAG GCAAACAAAGAAAGGATATCTTTCGGGCGGTTGGAAGGTCATGAGATAGCTGCATTTGTTCTCAATTCAGCTGGGCATTATGAGGCAATCAACCGAAATGGTTCTAACTACTATTTGTCTTCTGAATCTGTGGCGTTGTTTACTGATCATCTTCCAAGGCGTCCCAGCTACATTGTTGGGCAGATTGTGCATATTGAACGCCAGATTGCGAAGCCATTGCCTCCTAGCGCAGCCAGGCCTGAGCATGGTAGGGCAGATCAAGTGGATCATCTTACTTGTGACACAGGAACTGATCAATTGACCCTGAATTTGGGATCAACCTCAAATCCATTCAGTCTTCCCATTGGTTGTGAATACTTCGTAGTGACAGTAGCTATGTTACCTGATACCACCATTCGTTCACTACCTCCTTCCTGA